The sequence TAAAATTCCGTATCCCCTTCAGAATATTGTTAGCTGCATACAGGGACATAAATTCCCCGGAAGTTATGATATACACTGCATCAGCATATTCACTTCTGATAGGAACGGCAAATCCTCCACAGACAACATCACCAAGAACATCATACAGGGTAACATCAAACAGGGATGATTGCACGCCTAGTTCTTCCAGGAGTTCGAATGTCGTAATTACCCCCCTACCTGCACATCCCACTCCGGGCTCTGGTCCACCGGATTCAACACAGGCAACATCACCAAATCCCCGGAACACAATATCTTCAGCCTTCCGTTCAGACGGGTCATGTGTTTTGATATATTCAAGAACGGTCATGGGAATCTTCCCCCCTAACAGGAGTCTGGTTGAATCATGCTTGGGATCGCATCCGACCTGGAGAATCCGATACCCGTTCATGGCAAGGGCAGCTGAAGTATTCGCTGAGATCGTGGATTTTCCAATTCCTCCCTTTCCATATATGGCAATCTTAATTTGGATCCCCTCCCGGCTTCCTGAATCCATGAATTTTTTCTACAAGATGCTGAATACTACAGCAGTTTTCAATACAATCAGAATGAGAGATCTGCCATGTTGTCCCCTCCGGAAAATTCTGAACACGAACAATAAAATCAGGTATTGATCCTTCAGCCGGGATATATCCTATCCGTTCCAGGGCATATAAAGTCCATATCCGCTGAACTGATTCGGAACCCTCAATCTGAAAAGTTCCCCTCTTTTCAACCGGAATTGAAAACTCTCCCCGGTGTGGATCAAAATGTACTCCATCTATCTCAAATGCAGATCCAAAGATACCGGATAGGACAAGGTCTTCAGGTGTGCCTGCTATCATCGTTCCTGTTTTGTTCATAATCCAGAGTTGGTCTGCACACCTGATGGCAAGGTTCAGATCATGGGTTGAGAATAGTATTGACTTTCCGGATTTTTGTGCAACCTGTCGAAGGATCCGCATGGTTTCGATTTTATGAGGAAGATCAAGGAATGCAGTAGGTTCGTCAAGCACCATAAGTTCAGGCTCCTGGGCAAGTGCCCGGGCAATCATCACCTTCTGACGTTCCCCATCACTCATCTCATGAATAAACCGGTTTGAAAGGGTGGCTGCACCGACCGATGTAAGAGCAGTCGATACAATATGCCGATCTGACTGGGTCAGCCTTCCAGCCCAGTTTGTGTATGGAAACCGGCCAAGCGCTACAATGTCAAAAGCAGTCATGTACCCGGTCTGGACCGGTGTAGTAAGAACAACACTGAGTGTCTTTGCCTTTTCTGCAGAACTGAACTCATCTATACTCTTTCCCTGGAGCAAGACATTACCCTGAAGTGAAGGTTGTATACCAGTAATTGTCCTGATAAGCGTGGATTTTCCAGAACCATTCGGACCGATCAGGCATACAAGTTCTCTTCGGTTCAGTGTCAGGTTCAGATCTTTTGAAACCTCTTTTACTGTTGATTTTTGATTTCTGTACCCTATGGTAAGATTTTTACAGGTAAGGACAGGTGTATTGTTCATGAGATAACCCCTCTTCCAAATCTGGTCCCCCTGACAATTACCCAGATAACTACCGGAGCACCGAAGAGAGCAGTAATTGCATTCAGGGGAAGAACAATGTCCGTTCCTGGGAGGTGCGAGATGAGATCGGTACACAGGGCAATGATTCCTCCTACGAGGATACACCCGGGAACAAGGATCCGGTGGTCAGCAGTCACAAATATTGCCCTGCAAAAATGAGGTATAGCAATCCCAAGAAATCCAATTGGTCCACAAAATGCAGTCACAACCCCTGCCATAAGAGCCGTTGTTATGATGATACCATATCTGATACCATTATAATTCATCCCCATACTTTCTGCATACTGCTCTCCTAGCAGAAGAGCGTTCAATGGCTTTACCAGGCAAATGGAAAGAATATAACCGATGAGGAGAAGGAACACCATAAACGGGAGCTGACTCCAGGTTACTCCGGAAAAACTTCCGAATGTCCAGAATGAATACGAGTGCATGGCCGATTCATCAGAAAACTGTAGCAGTATGGTCACTATTGCACTGCTGATATATGATACCATTATTCCCAGGATAAGGATCGTAATATTACTCTGAATTTTTCCAGATATCAAAAGAATTAGCAGCAATACCAAAAAAGCTCCGACAATTGCAGCCACAGAAATACTGAGATCCCCGATAAACCCAACACTGGCAAATATCGTTCCGGCTCCAAAAATACCTGCAGATAACATTACAAATGCCACACCAAGTGAAGCTCCCGAACTTATACCAAGAATATACGGATCGGCAAGCGGATTTCTGAAAAACGTCTGCATCAATAATCCTGAAAGCGCTAGAGCTCCACCTGCAAAAAGTGCCGTGATAGCTTTTGGCATTCTCCAGTCCCAGAATATGTTCATCCAGGTCTCTTTCACTTCTCCACCAGTGATTATCCTGACTAATGCATCAGGAGGGATGTTCACTGATCCGATAATCAGGTCAAGCAGGAAAAGAAATAAGAGAATTCCTATGATAGCCGGGAGTACAACATAAAATCTTTTCAGACTGTCTCCCGTTTCATTACCATCCATATCCATAAACCGCTTCCTCGTCAGGTTGCATTGATATGCTGGTAGTAATACAGGTCATGATAAGACAGCAGATCCGGCTGAAGGATTTTTACCAAATCGACCAGGACAACATCAGGGCTGATTATTCCAGACTGCCAGTAATCATTCCCTCCATACTCATTTACCCGGGCATTATAGTGATAAATCCTGTTCTCCTGGAATGCCTTGAATTTCTGATACCGCTGATCAAGGGCAAGGAGTTCATCTATATTGTCAGCATATCCAATATTTATCCAGTAATCTGCTGCCTGTGCCTTGTCATACACCGATTCAAAATCGAGAGTTTTGTCACCTCTGTCATTCCCATCTCCAAGCAGGTAATTGCCACCAGCATCCCGGAAGAATGCAGCCACGTAACTACTCCCGCCCGGAGCATACCAGGAACCCTGGTAATCAATTCCAGAGAATATAGTTGGTTTTTGAGAGATGTTTTGGACTTTTTCTTTCGTTTCGAGGTAATTCTTTTTTACCTGATCAAAAACCTGGTTTGCGGTTTTTTCCTTGTTATAAAACAGGGAGAAGAATTTGATCCATTCAGCACGTCCAAGAGGGCTTTCTTCCATCCATTCAGCAGAAATTACCGGTTTTAATCCAGCTTCCTGGAGTTTATAGTGATTATCGTACTCTTTATTTCCATTAGCTACACAAAAAACCGCATCTGGTTCAAGTTCTATTAAATCTTCCATTTTAAGCATGGTACCCATTGAAAGCTCCCCACTTCCAATCTCTATGATATCCCCTTTCTGTACCAGCTGTATAAATTCAGGATCCTGAACAAGATTTACTCCATTGTGACCCGTAATTGTTGCAATTTCTCCAAGTTTACTAATAAACGGAATCTGGACAGCACCAAGTGTTACCACGTTCTCTAACGGGATAAAAAAAACCTTCGCATTGGGATAACCAGCAGGTACCTCCTCACCCCGCTGAACCAGAAGGTAGGTATAATTTTCAGTATCTCTTCCCCAGGGATCATGAATATGAATCACCTTGTATGTGTCGTGATATTCAACAGAAAAACCCTTTGCAAATTCAGGATTTACCTTATCAGGGAATAATCCACCGGATTCTCCCAGAACGATACACGGGAGGCAGATAGTCAATGCAATCGCTATGAATAAAAAAATATACAATTTTTTCAGAATTTTCTCAGTCATGTTCATCACCTTTCAGAATACAT comes from Methanospirillum hungatei and encodes:
- a CDS encoding iron ABC transporter permease; translation: MDMDGNETGDSLKRFYVVLPAIIGILLFLFLLDLIIGSVNIPPDALVRIITGGEVKETWMNIFWDWRMPKAITALFAGGALALSGLLMQTFFRNPLADPYILGISSGASLGVAFVMLSAGIFGAGTIFASVGFIGDLSISVAAIVGAFLVLLLILLISGKIQSNITILILGIMVSYISSAIVTILLQFSDESAMHSYSFWTFGSFSGVTWSQLPFMVFLLLIGYILSICLVKPLNALLLGEQYAESMGMNYNGIRYGIIITTALMAGVVTAFCGPIGFLGIAIPHFCRAIFVTADHRILVPGCILVGGIIALCTDLISHLPGTDIVLPLNAITALFGAPVVIWVIVRGTRFGRGVIS
- a CDS encoding ABC transporter substrate-binding protein; amino-acid sequence: MTEKILKKLYIFLFIAIALTICLPCIVLGESGGLFPDKVNPEFAKGFSVEYHDTYKVIHIHDPWGRDTENYTYLLVQRGEEVPAGYPNAKVFFIPLENVVTLGAVQIPFISKLGEIATITGHNGVNLVQDPEFIQLVQKGDIIEIGSGELSMGTMLKMEDLIELEPDAVFCVANGNKEYDNHYKLQEAGLKPVISAEWMEESPLGRAEWIKFFSLFYNKEKTANQVFDQVKKNYLETKEKVQNISQKPTIFSGIDYQGSWYAPGGSSYVAAFFRDAGGNYLLGDGNDRGDKTLDFESVYDKAQAADYWINIGYADNIDELLALDQRYQKFKAFQENRIYHYNARVNEYGGNDYWQSGIISPDVVLVDLVKILQPDLLSYHDLYYYQHINAT
- a CDS encoding ABC transporter ATP-binding protein, with translation MNNTPVLTCKNLTIGYRNQKSTVKEVSKDLNLTLNRRELVCLIGPNGSGKSTLIRTITGIQPSLQGNVLLQGKSIDEFSSAEKAKTLSVVLTTPVQTGYMTAFDIVALGRFPYTNWAGRLTQSDRHIVSTALTSVGAATLSNRFIHEMSDGERQKVMIARALAQEPELMVLDEPTAFLDLPHKIETMRILRQVAQKSGKSILFSTHDLNLAIRCADQLWIMNKTGTMIAGTPEDLVLSGIFGSAFEIDGVHFDPHRGEFSIPVEKRGTFQIEGSESVQRIWTLYALERIGYIPAEGSIPDFIVRVQNFPEGTTWQISHSDCIENCCSIQHLVEKIHGFRKPGGDPN